One window of the Corynebacterium glutamicum ATCC 13032 genome contains the following:
- a CDS encoding TrmH family RNA methyltransferase has translation MDSTNTPGPTEWGESRVGKGPWEEENPGVPRPTSPLFDVTLLNEGDRRNVVDAYRYWTREAIVEDIDTRRHSLHVAIENFENDANIGTVVRTANAFAVNTVHIVGRRRWNRRGAMVTDRYQHLMHHEDVDSLLAWAIAERLTIVAIDNTPGSVPLETAELPKNCLLLFGQEGPGVTEAARAGALMTCSIAQFGSTRSINAGVAAGIAMHAWIRQHADLSQAW, from the coding sequence TTGGACTCAACTAACACCCCCGGCCCCACGGAGTGGGGCGAGTCCCGCGTGGGCAAAGGTCCATGGGAAGAGGAAAACCCCGGCGTACCTCGGCCTACAAGCCCGCTTTTCGACGTCACCCTCCTCAACGAGGGCGATCGCCGCAACGTTGTTGACGCCTATCGTTATTGGACCCGTGAGGCGATTGTTGAAGATATCGACACCCGCCGCCACAGCCTCCACGTAGCGATCGAAAACTTTGAAAACGACGCCAACATCGGCACCGTCGTGCGCACCGCCAACGCCTTTGCCGTGAACACAGTCCACATTGTGGGCAGGCGTCGGTGGAACCGCAGGGGAGCCATGGTGACTGACCGTTACCAGCACCTCATGCACCACGAAGACGTTGATTCGCTGCTTGCGTGGGCAATCGCGGAGCGGCTTACCATCGTCGCGATCGATAACACCCCAGGTTCCGTGCCTTTGGAAACCGCTGAGTTGCCGAAGAACTGCCTGTTGCTGTTTGGTCAGGAAGGCCCAGGTGTCACCGAAGCTGCGCGTGCAGGTGCGTTAATGACCTGTTCGATTGCCCAATTTGGTTCCACTCGATCCATCAACGCGGGTGTAGCTGCTGGTATTGCAATGCATGCATGGATTCGTCAACATGCCGACTTATCGCAAGCCTGGTAA
- the pyrE gene encoding orotate phosphoribosyltransferase, protein MSSNSINAEARAELAELIKELAVVHGEVTLSSGKKADYYIDVRRATLHARASRLIGQLLREATADWDYDAVGGLTLGADPVATAIMHADGRDINAFVVRKEAKKHGMQRRIEGPDLTGKKVLVVEDTTTTGNSPLTAVAALREAGIEVVGVATVVDRATGADEVIAAEGLPYRSLLGLSDLGLN, encoded by the coding sequence ATGTCATCTAATTCCATTAACGCAGAAGCGCGCGCTGAGCTTGCTGAACTGATCAAAGAGCTAGCTGTCGTCCACGGTGAAGTCACCTTGTCTTCGGGCAAGAAGGCTGATTACTACATCGATGTCCGTCGTGCCACCTTGCACGCGCGCGCATCTCGCCTGATCGGTCAGCTGCTGCGCGAAGCCACCGCTGACTGGGACTATGACGCAGTTGGCGGCCTGACCTTGGGCGCTGACCCGGTTGCCACCGCCATCATGCACGCCGACGGCCGCGATATCAACGCGTTTGTGGTGCGCAAGGAGGCCAAGAAGCACGGCATGCAGCGTCGCATTGAGGGCCCTGACCTGACGGGCAAGAAGGTGCTCGTGGTGGAAGATACCACCACCACCGGAAATTCCCCTCTGACAGCTGTTGCCGCGTTGCGTGAAGCTGGCATTGAGGTTGTGGGCGTTGCCACCGTGGTCGATCGCGCAACCGGTGCAGATGAGGTTATCGCAGCGGAAGGCCTTCCTTACCGCAGCTTGCTGGGACTTTCTGATCTTGGACTCAACTAA
- a CDS encoding helix-turn-helix domain-containing protein: MKIDELIALAAEQPTRISRRSGVSRSTLKRVGDGTSEPTLSTLREVALALGLDIKVAAHHACDPFAAAAARTLIDASVPENPHNQEILAWLHRFERWNINDPLTLVSEAGTLQGITHRQDAQFVKLNPRGIAELPELFQQHKTKWALSGAAAATVIMGQIVLGNSIVWHEPAHDLDVSALGTIVDVAEDADLILLPATVTELVGSYTQDRLNFVAPVQLVIDLHSLHMFEEADYLTSGWR; encoded by the coding sequence GTGAAGATCGATGAATTGATTGCTCTCGCCGCGGAGCAACCCACTCGCATCTCCAGGCGTTCCGGTGTCTCGCGCTCGACCCTGAAGCGGGTCGGCGATGGCACCAGCGAGCCCACCCTGTCGACGCTGCGTGAGGTCGCGTTGGCGCTCGGGCTTGATATTAAGGTCGCCGCGCACCACGCCTGCGATCCCTTTGCGGCCGCTGCAGCGCGCACGCTTATCGACGCCTCCGTCCCCGAAAATCCCCACAACCAGGAAATTCTCGCTTGGTTGCACCGTTTTGAGCGGTGGAATATCAACGATCCGCTCACCCTTGTCTCTGAAGCCGGAACGCTTCAGGGCATCACACATCGCCAGGATGCGCAGTTTGTGAAACTCAATCCACGCGGCATCGCTGAGCTACCGGAGCTTTTCCAACAGCACAAAACCAAATGGGCGCTGTCGGGCGCTGCGGCTGCCACGGTGATCATGGGACAAATTGTGCTGGGGAATTCGATTGTGTGGCACGAACCTGCCCACGATCTCGATGTCTCAGCGCTGGGCACCATTGTTGATGTGGCAGAAGACGCCGATCTAATTCTCCTGCCCGCAACGGTCACGGAACTGGTGGGAAGTTACACCCAGGACAGGCTAAATTTTGTGGCACCTGTGCAATTAGTTATTGATCTACACAGCCTCCACATGTTCGAGGAAGCCGATTACCTCACGAGCGGTTGGCGCTAA
- a CDS encoding glycoside hydrolase family 76 protein, which produces MLDKWVNRADLAESAINERHSARVWGLPRTNLGFVAWPSNAKEKLFIHWHYWWQAHYLDCLVDAARRRTTKARRDRIRDTIRGISVRNVGKLTSNRYYDDKAWLALALGRAGKVRKVRTPKSLPSLEQNIVDGIDSLTGVLPWRSGETFYNVPSNGPAAIMMARTDRLDEAMKITDWIFDNLIDGDGLVMDGLRMRMHGPELVRSIHPYCQGVAIGACLEIALKLRERAGLTTTVVDHWSDADKAEDSLKYFAHIHAVVQAVSRKMTNFHGVIDWDTGDGDGGLFKGILVRYLADVAIRLPDDSPTNRETKKIAARLVLESAESVWNHRLEVDGLPVFATDWTTDARLPQNFGLSSSSLSDLVSVVRVDERDLSVQLSGWMLMEAAAKVAEELENNGNSYTGRSR; this is translated from the coding sequence GTGTTAGACAAATGGGTAAACAGAGCTGACCTAGCGGAATCCGCCATCAACGAAAGGCATTCCGCGAGGGTTTGGGGTCTGCCTCGAACAAATCTTGGGTTTGTGGCATGGCCATCCAACGCCAAAGAAAAACTGTTTATCCACTGGCACTACTGGTGGCAAGCGCATTATCTAGACTGCCTGGTGGATGCTGCTCGTCGACGCACCACAAAGGCCCGTCGCGACCGCATCAGGGACACCATCCGCGGCATTTCGGTGCGCAATGTGGGCAAGCTGACCTCGAATCGTTATTACGACGACAAAGCTTGGCTGGCCCTTGCTCTTGGGCGTGCCGGAAAAGTGCGAAAGGTGCGCACACCAAAATCATTGCCCTCGTTGGAACAAAACATCGTCGATGGCATTGATTCCCTTACTGGTGTGCTGCCGTGGCGTTCCGGCGAAACCTTCTACAACGTTCCCTCCAACGGTCCTGCTGCGATCATGATGGCCCGCACCGACCGTTTGGACGAGGCTATGAAAATCACCGATTGGATTTTTGACAACCTGATCGATGGCGACGGCCTTGTGATGGACGGATTGCGCATGCGCATGCACGGACCTGAGCTTGTCCGTTCCATCCACCCGTATTGCCAAGGTGTCGCCATTGGTGCGTGTTTGGAAATTGCTCTCAAACTGCGTGAGCGCGCAGGCTTGACCACTACTGTGGTGGATCACTGGTCGGATGCCGATAAGGCAGAAGACTCCCTCAAATACTTTGCACACATCCACGCTGTGGTTCAGGCTGTGTCGCGGAAGATGACCAACTTCCACGGCGTTATTGATTGGGACACCGGTGACGGCGACGGCGGTTTGTTCAAGGGCATTTTGGTCCGCTATTTAGCTGATGTGGCCATCCGCCTGCCTGACGATTCACCAACCAACCGGGAAACCAAAAAGATTGCAGCACGCCTGGTACTGGAATCGGCGGAAAGCGTATGGAACCACCGATTGGAAGTTGATGGCCTTCCGGTATTCGCCACAGACTGGACAACGGATGCACGCCTGCCACAAAACTTTGGTTTGAGTTCCTCTAGTTTGAGCGATCTGGTGAGTGTTGTGCGCGTGGATGAACGTGATCTGTCCGTGCAATTGTCCGGTTGGATGCTCATGGAAGCAGCAGCGAAAGTGGCCGAAGAACTGGAAAACAACGGCAATAGTTACACCGGTCGCTCCCGATAG
- a CDS encoding FUSC family protein translates to MAKKKLGTVARLSELDKSLRNRLLRVRSRLLFIVHSAIGAGVAYWIAVEVIKHGQPFFAPMSAVIILGLSGGDRIKRATELTLGCALGVGLGDLLIMQIGTGYWQIFVVVGLALLVASFVSPAPLVSNQMAIGGILIATMFPPGDGGSIDRMIDAFIGGGVGILVIALLPSSPLDAGRHQVANVLGIAASVLEDVAASLKAKDAAKLNNALEALRRSQASVNKLETAASSGKEATTVSPFLWGDRARVRSLYRILAPVDNVIRNARVLARRAVVLTEDNDTVSDEQIHVIEEIADIALRLSDLYEHHKEISEALEIPELVNRLRQLGSEVGEDIAEDRVLSAQVILAQSRSIIVDLLQICGMSRESAVAVLVPTSESPAYPPELWDDED, encoded by the coding sequence ATGGCAAAGAAGAAACTGGGGACTGTCGCCAGACTGTCTGAACTGGATAAGTCCCTGCGCAATAGATTGCTGCGGGTTCGTTCCCGACTGCTGTTTATTGTTCATTCCGCAATTGGTGCGGGTGTGGCGTATTGGATCGCCGTGGAAGTGATCAAACACGGACAACCGTTTTTCGCACCGATGTCCGCGGTGATTATTTTGGGTCTCTCCGGAGGAGACCGCATCAAAAGAGCCACGGAACTCACCCTGGGCTGTGCTTTAGGCGTTGGTTTGGGTGATTTACTGATCATGCAAATCGGCACGGGCTATTGGCAGATATTTGTGGTAGTTGGATTAGCGCTGCTGGTGGCCTCGTTTGTTTCACCGGCACCGTTGGTGAGTAATCAGATGGCCATTGGTGGCATTTTGATTGCCACGATGTTCCCGCCAGGTGATGGTGGAAGCATTGACCGTATGATCGACGCCTTCATTGGTGGTGGCGTGGGAATTTTGGTCATCGCACTTCTTCCCTCATCTCCTCTTGACGCAGGCCGGCATCAAGTGGCCAACGTTTTGGGGATCGCAGCTAGTGTGCTGGAAGACGTGGCAGCTTCCCTAAAAGCCAAGGATGCAGCCAAACTCAACAATGCTTTGGAAGCATTGAGAAGGTCGCAGGCGTCGGTGAACAAGCTGGAAACTGCGGCATCTTCAGGCAAGGAAGCAACCACCGTATCGCCATTTTTATGGGGAGATAGGGCCCGCGTGAGATCGCTGTATCGCATTCTGGCGCCAGTGGACAACGTCATCCGAAATGCTCGAGTCCTTGCGCGACGGGCAGTGGTGCTGACCGAAGACAATGACACCGTCAGTGATGAACAAATCCACGTGATTGAGGAAATCGCAGACATTGCACTGCGACTGTCAGACCTTTATGAGCACCACAAAGAAATCAGTGAAGCACTGGAAATTCCTGAGTTGGTTAACCGACTGCGTCAACTGGGCAGTGAAGTGGGCGAGGACATCGCCGAAGATCGAGTGCTATCCGCACAAGTAATTTTGGCGCAATCGCGATCCATCATTGTGGACCTGTTGCAGATCTGCGGCATGTCCAGGGAATCTGCGGTGGCAGTGTTGGTTCCGACCTCAGAGAGTCCGGCTTACCCTCCGGAGCTGTGGGATGACGAAGACTAG
- the cmr gene encoding multidrug efflux MFS transporter Cmr — MSTFHKVLINTMISNVTTGFLFFAVVFWMYLSTGNVALTGIVSGIYMGLIAVCSIFFGTVVDHNRKKSVMLFSSVTTLVFYCLSALVWVFWLEEDGLSIGNTALWVFVSFILIGSIVEHMRNIALSTVVTLLVPEAERDKANGLVGAVQGVGFLVTSVIAGSAIGFLGMEITLWICLGLSLVALLHLLPIRVDEPEIITQEDAQPTVSDDSVPTPTSDLAIVSKGIDLKGSMKIILSVPGLLALVLFASFNNLIGGVYSALMDPYGLELFSPQLWGLLLGLTSLGFIVGGAVISKTGLGKNPVRTLLLVNVGVAFVGMLFAIREWWWLYILGIFIFMAITPAAEAAEQTILQRVVPFRQQGRVFGLAMAVEMAANPLSTVIVAILAEAYLIPWMAGPGADTIWGVILGEGKARGMALMFLASGAIMLVVVLLAFMSRSYRKLSQYYATTSQDIAGAAEK, encoded by the coding sequence GTGTCCACGTTTCATAAAGTTCTGATCAACACCATGATCTCCAACGTCACCACTGGATTTCTGTTCTTTGCCGTGGTGTTTTGGATGTATCTTTCCACTGGCAACGTCGCACTGACCGGCATCGTCAGTGGAATTTACATGGGTTTGATCGCCGTTTGTTCCATCTTTTTCGGAACCGTTGTTGATCACAATCGCAAGAAGTCCGTCATGCTGTTTTCCAGCGTCACCACACTCGTGTTTTATTGTCTCAGTGCCCTGGTGTGGGTGTTTTGGCTGGAGGAAGACGGCCTGAGCATCGGAAATACCGCCCTGTGGGTGTTCGTTTCTTTCATCCTCATCGGATCAATCGTGGAACACATGCGCAACATCGCACTGTCCACCGTGGTCACGCTGTTGGTTCCTGAAGCTGAACGCGACAAAGCAAACGGCCTGGTAGGAGCCGTGCAAGGTGTTGGATTTTTAGTCACCAGCGTCATTGCTGGTTCCGCCATCGGGTTCTTGGGCATGGAAATCACCCTGTGGATCTGCCTTGGGCTCTCACTTGTCGCGCTGCTGCACCTGCTGCCGATTCGCGTCGACGAACCGGAAATCATCACCCAAGAAGACGCACAGCCTACTGTTTCTGACGATTCAGTTCCCACACCTACCTCCGATTTGGCGATCGTGTCCAAAGGCATCGACCTAAAAGGATCAATGAAAATCATCCTGAGTGTTCCGGGACTGCTCGCGCTTGTGTTGTTTGCGTCCTTCAACAACCTCATCGGCGGCGTGTACTCCGCACTCATGGACCCTTACGGCCTGGAACTTTTCAGCCCACAGCTGTGGGGGCTACTGCTTGGACTCACCAGCCTCGGCTTCATCGTTGGTGGTGCTGTGATCTCCAAAACTGGCTTGGGCAAAAACCCTGTGCGCACCTTGCTGCTGGTTAATGTTGGTGTGGCTTTTGTTGGCATGTTATTTGCCATTCGCGAATGGTGGTGGCTCTACATCCTGGGCATTTTCATCTTCATGGCTATCACCCCAGCTGCCGAAGCCGCAGAACAAACCATCCTTCAACGAGTCGTCCCATTCCGCCAACAAGGCCGCGTATTTGGACTAGCCATGGCAGTGGAAATGGCAGCCAACCCGCTCTCCACAGTGATCGTGGCGATTTTGGCCGAAGCCTACCTCATTCCATGGATGGCTGGCCCCGGCGCGGACACCATCTGGGGCGTGATCCTCGGCGAGGGTAAAGCTCGCGGCATGGCACTGATGTTCCTCGCATCAGGTGCCATCATGTTGGTTGTCGTGCTGTTGGCATTCATGTCGAGGTCCTACCGGAAACTCAGCCAGTACTACGCCACCACCAGCCAAGACATTGCGGGAGCTGCTGAGAAGTAA
- the fbaA gene encoding class II fructose-bisphosphate aldolase encodes MPIATPEVYNEMLDRAKEGGFAFPAINCTSSETINAALKGFAEAESDGIIQFSTGGAEFGSGLAVKNKVKGAVALAAFAHEAAKSYGINVALHTDHCQKEVLDEYVRPLLAISQERVDRGELPLFQSHMWDGSAVPIDENLEIAQELLAKAKAANIILEVEIGVVGGEEDGVEAKAGANLYTSPEDFEKTIDAIGTGEKGRYLLAATFGNVHGVYKPGNVKLRPEVLLEGQQVARKKLGLADDALPFDFVFHGGSGSEKEKIEEALTYGVIKMNVDTDTQYAFTRPIVSHMFENYNGVLKIDGEVGNKKAYDPRSYMKKAEQSMSERIIESCQDLKSVGKTTSK; translated from the coding sequence ATGCCTATCGCAACTCCCGAGGTCTATAACGAGATGCTCGATCGTGCTAAGGAAGGCGGATTCGCCTTCCCAGCCATCAACTGCACCTCCTCGGAAACCATCAACGCAGCTCTCAAGGGCTTCGCAGAGGCTGAATCTGACGGAATCATCCAGTTCTCCACCGGTGGTGCAGAGTTCGGTTCCGGCCTGGCAGTAAAGAACAAGGTCAAGGGCGCAGTTGCGCTTGCAGCCTTCGCCCACGAGGCAGCAAAGAGCTACGGCATCAACGTTGCTCTGCACACTGACCACTGCCAGAAGGAAGTCCTGGACGAGTACGTCCGCCCACTGCTGGCTATCTCCCAGGAGCGCGTCGACCGCGGCGAGCTTCCACTGTTCCAGTCCCACATGTGGGATGGTTCCGCTGTCCCAATCGACGAGAACCTCGAAATCGCACAGGAGCTGCTGGCTAAGGCCAAGGCAGCGAACATCATCTTGGAAGTTGAGATCGGTGTTGTCGGTGGCGAAGAAGACGGCGTTGAGGCTAAGGCTGGCGCAAACCTCTACACCTCCCCAGAAGACTTTGAGAAGACCATCGATGCAATCGGCACCGGTGAGAAGGGCCGCTACCTGCTAGCAGCTACCTTCGGTAACGTCCACGGCGTTTACAAGCCAGGCAACGTCAAGCTGCGCCCAGAGGTCCTCCTTGAGGGCCAGCAGGTTGCACGCAAGAAGCTTGGACTTGCAGACGACGCACTTCCATTCGACTTCGTCTTCCACGGTGGCTCAGGCTCCGAGAAGGAAAAGATCGAAGAGGCGCTGACCTACGGCGTCATCAAGATGAACGTTGATACTGACACCCAGTACGCATTCACCCGCCCAATCGTCTCCCACATGTTTGAGAACTACAACGGCGTTCTCAAGATCGACGGCGAGGTCGGAAACAAGAAGGCTTACGACCCACGCTCTTACATGAAGAAGGCTGAGCAGAGCATGTCTGAGCGCATTATCGAGTCTTGCCAGGACCTCAAGTCTGTTGGAAAGACCACCTCTAAGTAA
- a CDS encoding PLDc N-terminal domain-containing protein, translating into MAPATSLPLESGNNILFPPMYDLVWSVIPFVILLVVAITVATVEYTRKRDVVASLGWGALVLFLPIIGFVIWAVAALIRRENRTAIKG; encoded by the coding sequence ATGGCACCAGCGACATCTCTCCCGCTTGAATCAGGAAATAATATTCTCTTCCCGCCAATGTATGACCTTGTTTGGTCTGTGATTCCCTTCGTCATTCTCTTGGTTGTGGCCATCACCGTCGCAACTGTGGAATACACGAGAAAACGGGATGTAGTGGCTTCATTGGGCTGGGGAGCTCTCGTGTTGTTCCTCCCCATCATCGGATTTGTCATTTGGGCAGTAGCAGCGCTTATTCGCCGTGAAAACCGAACCGCGATAAAAGGCTAG
- a CDS encoding DUF4265 domain-containing protein, with amino-acid sequence MGKQEKLRIPLDVPGVESEEVGVELLAEGYYLVATLPAVAQDCALGDVVRAHHVDEVLEFQEVAVAGGNKTLRVLVDAIAADHVRAQLETLGLHVEAPMSEMLTVNIAPDSPSHGLEILLDDLHAQGVIFRAL; translated from the coding sequence GTGGGCAAGCAGGAAAAGCTGCGCATTCCTCTCGATGTTCCGGGAGTGGAATCAGAAGAGGTAGGTGTAGAACTGCTTGCCGAAGGCTACTACCTGGTAGCCACTTTGCCGGCTGTCGCCCAGGACTGTGCCCTGGGTGACGTCGTGCGGGCACATCATGTTGATGAGGTCTTGGAATTTCAAGAAGTGGCAGTTGCTGGCGGAAACAAAACCCTCCGGGTGCTCGTTGATGCCATCGCTGCTGACCACGTGCGAGCCCAACTAGAAACACTTGGGCTACACGTGGAAGCTCCCATGTCAGAAATGCTAACTGTCAATATTGCCCCCGATTCACCGTCGCACGGTTTGGAGATCCTGCTCGATGATCTGCATGCTCAGGGGGTAATTTTCAGGGCGTTATAG
- a CDS encoding sulfurtransferase produces MTVLISPSTLAESIHAGKKQTVLAAFWAPIEGAGRTVFCSEHIPTSIFCDPALELSGVPSSEDGRNPLPPLNVLARSFRTWGLNTDREIVFYDQGRGLFAARAWWILRWAGMPNVRILDGGFQKWEDHELGHAGGPGNFPHFCNVRPNPGQLSVATIEDVKAHQGILIDSRDEQRFAGRSEKLDLKAGHIPGAININAKSLLEDDFTFKSPEEIRQIFADKGVTSGENVIVYSGSGNHSSQLLAGMEHAGLTGASHYFAGWSQWSANPENPIEA; encoded by the coding sequence ATGACCGTGTTGATTTCTCCGTCCACCCTTGCTGAATCAATCCACGCTGGTAAGAAACAAACTGTTCTCGCTGCTTTCTGGGCTCCAATTGAAGGAGCAGGCCGCACAGTTTTCTGCTCTGAGCACATCCCAACTTCCATTTTCTGCGACCCTGCCCTTGAGCTTTCCGGAGTTCCTTCCTCTGAAGATGGCCGCAACCCACTGCCACCGCTGAATGTGTTGGCACGTTCTTTCAGGACCTGGGGTTTGAATACCGATCGTGAAATCGTGTTTTACGATCAGGGACGTGGCCTTTTTGCTGCACGCGCCTGGTGGATCCTCCGATGGGCGGGCATGCCCAACGTTCGCATCCTTGACGGTGGTTTCCAGAAGTGGGAAGACCATGAGCTGGGACACGCTGGCGGGCCTGGAAACTTCCCGCACTTTTGCAATGTGCGTCCCAACCCAGGTCAGCTGTCGGTAGCGACCATCGAAGATGTCAAGGCACATCAGGGCATTTTGATTGATTCTCGCGATGAACAACGATTTGCGGGTCGCAGTGAAAAGCTCGATCTGAAAGCCGGACACATTCCAGGCGCTATCAACATCAACGCTAAATCTTTGCTGGAAGATGATTTCACCTTCAAATCACCAGAAGAAATCCGCCAGATTTTTGCGGACAAGGGGGTAACCAGCGGAGAGAACGTCATCGTTTATTCCGGTTCCGGTAACCACTCGTCCCAGTTGCTGGCTGGCATGGAGCACGCGGGGCTAACCGGTGCGAGCCATTATTTTGCTGGTTGGTCACAGTGGAGCGCTAACCCCGAGAATCCTATCGAGGCCTAA